One Cytophagales bacterium DNA window includes the following coding sequences:
- a CDS encoding class I SAM-dependent methyltransferase, whose product MYEKLEECPLCGFSSHSNHIIVDDHSHSKESFAIVQCQKCLLLYTNPRPDKEAIGAYYENENYISHTDNSNNLTNLIYKVARHFTLNWKKRLITNYSTEKRMLDYGCGTGDVLAHMKQSNWETTGVEPSESARNKAISKGLTVYPELTKDLKEKYNVITAWHVVEHIHDLIDTIRALRKLLKDDGKLLIAVPNCASYDAQHYQAYWAGYDVPRHLYHFTPETMQALATKTKMKIQETIPMKLDAFYVSLLSEKYIGNKLAMLRGFKTGLKSNQKAKQTGNYSSLIYVLTK is encoded by the coding sequence ATGTACGAAAAACTTGAGGAATGTCCACTCTGTGGTTTTAGCAGTCATTCTAATCATATCATTGTAGACGATCATAGTCACAGCAAGGAAAGCTTTGCTATCGTCCAATGTCAAAAATGCTTACTGCTATATACAAATCCACGTCCAGACAAAGAAGCAATAGGCGCCTATTATGAGAACGAGAATTATATCTCTCATACTGATAATAGTAATAACCTTACCAATCTAATCTACAAGGTGGCACGGCATTTCACTCTGAATTGGAAGAAGAGGCTGATAACTAATTACAGTACTGAAAAACGAATGCTCGACTATGGCTGTGGAACAGGTGATGTATTGGCTCATATGAAGCAGAGCAATTGGGAGACTACTGGAGTAGAGCCTAGTGAAAGTGCAAGAAATAAAGCCATCAGCAAGGGGCTTACCGTATATCCCGAATTGACCAAAGACCTTAAAGAGAAGTATAATGTCATCACTGCATGGCACGTGGTGGAGCATATTCATGATTTGATAGACACCATTCGAGCACTACGAAAACTATTAAAGGACGATGGTAAACTATTAATAGCAGTGCCAAACTGTGCCTCATATGATGCGCAACATTATCAGGCATATTGGGCAGGATATGATGTCCCCCGACATTTGTACCATTTCACACCAGAAACGATGCAGGCTCTAGCCACCAAGACCAAAATGAAGATTCAGGAAACCATTCCAATGAAATTAGATGCTTTCTATGTGTCCTTGTTGAGTGAAAAGTACATTGGCAACAAATTAGCTATGTTACGTGGTTTCAAAACCGGACTTAAATCCAATCAAAAAGCGAAACAAACAGGTAATTATTCCTCCCTTATTTACGTTTTAACGAAGTGA
- the mnmG gene encoding tRNA uridine-5-carboxymethylaminomethyl(34) synthesis enzyme MnmG, which yields MFSEYDLIVVGAGHAGCEAANAAANMGSRVLLITMNMNTIAQMSCNPAMGGVAKGQIVREIDALGGMSGIITDKTMIQFRMLNKSKGPAMWSPRAQSDRMRFAEEWRLALEQNPNVDFWQEMVTEVVVENHKAVGIKTSLGIEIRAKSVVLTNGTFLNGLIHIGQKNFGGGRAAERGSTGLTEQLETLGFKSGRMKTGTPPRVDGRSLDYSKMEEQPGDEVPEKFSYSNETATLTEQRSCWITYTNPVVHETLETGFSQSPMFNGRIQGLGPRYCPSIEDKITRFAERERHQIFVEPEGWNTVEVYVNGFSTSLPENVQYEAIRHIPGFENAKMFRPGYAIEYDFFQPTQLKPTLETKLVENLYFAGQINGTTGYEEAGCQGLIAGINAHQKHNELDPFILNRSEAYIGVLIDDLINKGTDEPYRMFTSRAEYRLLLRQDNADQRLTQKGFDLGLATEERLETMLKKESETQTVIEKLTEAKTSPTEANDFLASIPTAPIKEKSTLKQLIKRPELHIDAIATLSDDLFNYLDHFDRQVLEQAEIRIKYESYIQREHENSLKMITLENQKINPNFDYSQITALSAEAIEKLGKVKPFTLGQASRISGVSPADISILMVHLGR from the coding sequence ATGTTTTCAGAGTACGATTTAATTGTTGTTGGAGCTGGTCATGCCGGCTGTGAAGCTGCTAACGCTGCAGCTAATATGGGATCTCGGGTCTTGCTCATCACCATGAACATGAACACCATTGCACAGATGTCTTGCAATCCTGCAATGGGAGGAGTCGCTAAAGGACAAATTGTTCGAGAGATAGATGCCTTAGGAGGTATGTCTGGTATCATTACCGATAAGACCATGATCCAGTTTCGTATGCTTAACAAATCAAAAGGACCTGCTATGTGGAGTCCAAGAGCGCAATCCGATCGTATGCGATTCGCAGAGGAGTGGAGATTAGCCTTGGAACAGAACCCAAATGTAGACTTCTGGCAAGAGATGGTCACTGAAGTTGTGGTGGAGAATCATAAAGCAGTCGGGATTAAGACCAGTCTGGGGATTGAAATCAGAGCCAAATCTGTAGTACTTACAAATGGTACATTCCTAAATGGGCTCATCCATATTGGGCAAAAGAACTTTGGTGGGGGTCGTGCAGCAGAACGTGGATCGACGGGCTTGACTGAACAACTGGAAACATTAGGCTTCAAAAGCGGTAGAATGAAGACAGGTACACCTCCCAGAGTGGATGGAAGATCCCTGGATTATTCTAAAATGGAAGAACAACCTGGTGACGAAGTGCCAGAGAAGTTCTCTTATTCTAATGAAACTGCTACCCTAACAGAGCAAAGAAGCTGCTGGATCACCTATACGAATCCTGTAGTTCATGAGACCTTGGAGACTGGGTTCTCTCAATCTCCTATGTTCAATGGAAGAATTCAAGGCTTGGGGCCCAGGTATTGTCCATCAATAGAAGACAAAATCACAAGATTTGCCGAAAGAGAAAGACATCAAATTTTCGTAGAACCTGAAGGATGGAACACAGTTGAAGTCTATGTAAACGGCTTTTCAACTTCTCTACCTGAGAATGTACAATACGAAGCCATTCGACATATACCAGGATTTGAGAATGCTAAGATGTTCCGTCCCGGTTATGCCATCGAATATGACTTCTTTCAGCCCACTCAATTAAAGCCTACACTTGAGACCAAGCTAGTAGAAAACCTTTATTTCGCCGGGCAAATCAATGGTACCACAGGCTATGAAGAGGCAGGATGCCAAGGATTGATCGCTGGAATCAACGCCCATCAGAAACATAACGAATTAGATCCTTTCATCTTAAATAGATCCGAAGCATATATTGGTGTGCTCATTGATGACCTGATCAACAAAGGCACAGACGAGCCTTACCGCATGTTTACTTCCAGAGCTGAATACAGACTCTTACTTCGTCAGGATAATGCCGACCAAAGATTGACTCAAAAGGGATTTGATCTTGGATTAGCTACTGAAGAAAGACTGGAGACCATGCTTAAAAAGGAGTCTGAAACACAGACGGTCATTGAGAAATTGACAGAAGCCAAGACCAGTCCCACAGAAGCAAATGACTTTCTGGCATCTATTCCTACAGCACCTATCAAGGAGAAGTCTACACTGAAGCAGTTGATCAAAAGACCAGAACTCCATATAGACGCCATAGCCACTCTATCAGATGACCTCTTCAACTATCTGGATCATTTCGACAGACAGGTATTAGAGCAGGCTGAGATCCGAATTAAATACGAATCCTATATACAAAGAGAGCACGAGAATTCTCTTAAAATGATCACTTTGGAAAATCAGAAGATCAATCCAAATTTTGACTACAGTCAAATCACCGCATTATCTGCAGAAGCCATTGAGAAGTTGGGAAAAGTGAAGCCTTTTACCCTTGGACAAGCTTCCAGAATTAGTGGCGTGAGTCCTGCTGATATCTCAATTCTAATGGTTCATCTCGGTAGATAG
- the ybeY gene encoding rRNA maturation RNase YbeY, giving the protein MTEIYFHSEEVNLPINLDEPAIEGWLIALAQSEQQQISNLNYIFCSDEFLLTINKDYLNHDYYTDIITFDYSAERVVSGDIYISIDRVADNAKEFRVSFEEELMRVIAHGCLHLLGYKDKTEEEQILMTKKEEASLSLLRKLSVPRGTSN; this is encoded by the coding sequence GTGACTGAAATATACTTCCATTCGGAAGAAGTCAACCTACCCATCAACCTCGATGAGCCTGCGATAGAAGGCTGGCTCATCGCTCTCGCGCAATCAGAACAACAACAAATCTCCAATCTTAATTACATTTTTTGTTCGGATGAGTTCTTGCTGACCATCAACAAGGACTACCTCAATCACGACTATTACACGGACATCATCACGTTCGACTACTCTGCAGAACGAGTCGTATCTGGCGATATCTATATTTCCATCGATCGCGTAGCAGATAATGCGAAGGAATTCCGTGTAAGTTTTGAAGAAGAATTAATGCGAGTCATTGCCCATGGATGTCTACATCTTCTAGGATATAAAGACAAGACAGAAGAGGAGCAAATACTCATGACTAAGAAAGAAGAAGCTTCTTTATCTTTGCTGCGAAAATTAAGTGTTCCACGTGGAACATCTAATTAA
- a CDS encoding ATP-binding protein, producing MDSIQIQIPSLSENIRIIESFIDNAKEKYALNDDIYGNIMIAVTESVNNAILHGNKGDKSKSVDLQLKLEENTIRFTVEDEGEGFQYDELPDPTAPENLENPGGRGIFLMKHLCDEVTFKDEGRVVELTFYLQ from the coding sequence ATGGATTCCATTCAAATACAGATTCCATCTCTTTCGGAAAATATCCGCATCATTGAGAGCTTTATCGACAATGCAAAAGAGAAGTATGCCCTCAACGATGACATTTATGGTAACATCATGATTGCTGTCACTGAGTCGGTGAATAATGCGATCCTTCATGGAAACAAAGGAGACAAGAGTAAGAGTGTTGACTTGCAGTTGAAGCTGGAAGAAAATACCATTCGGTTCACTGTTGAAGATGAAGGTGAAGGTTTTCAATACGACGAATTACCTGATCCAACAGCACCAGAAAATCTTGAAAACCCTGGAGGTAGAGGCATCTTTTTGATGAAACACCTTTGTGATGAAGTGACCTTCAAAGACGAAGGACGCGTAGTGGAATTGACATTCTACCTACAATAG
- a CDS encoding DUF4175 family protein has protein sequence MENLLTGKLRAYKRKLYLSRLIKGLIIALILIFGLISLTGVLEFSFNFDTTVRKVLFFGLLLLFTGAIAYWIAIPILYLSGVLPPISDENASREIGKYFPDIDDKLLNTIQLSNDNADSDLIIASINRRMEDMKLVPFAKAVDFSINWKYARVLGILIVIVVLTSLAFPSAIVDSSKRIVNYNKEYIPEAPFTFSVENESLNAFRNEDFQLKVKMKGSSLPETVFLHVNDRDVKMTPLTSDQFEFTFNKPYQNIKFHLNAAGFRSEEYQLNILTRPEIGSFNIELDYPAHTRKAHESVSNVGNLQIPEGTKATWQINAKEANSVWLAVSDPNDSLIAEEVNSVFSVSGRFMKSTSYEIKSENQYSLNKEKLAYNIDVIKDELPSISNQFFADTVLYEYVVVAGSISDDYGIRSLELVAKRDNDTKKVSIPATINSLQQTYYFRWNLDSLNLEDDEQLEVYVEVTDNDAINGFKKVKSPSYLFKVPGKAEIRNELAKKSGKAEQQLQSSIQKSKSLNEKLEELQNRLRSKKEIEWQEERMLEEILKQRQALEEEIQKLKEDFNDLKDGEQKFNERSEQLQDKADQIQELMEELLDEETKKLYDELQKLLEEQAESNEIQEMMNRMSPNEQDLENELERTLELFKRLKMESELERTGKDLEELAEKQQELAEETANKEKSTEESAQEQKEIAKEFEKIKEQLDNVQDLNQDLKDPEPMQDFSEDEQDIEESMKDAQEQLENNKRKDGSQRQQQSGQQMQQMSQKMEDMQAAMQSQTSMENIDNLRDIVDNLVKLSFKEEELIKEFRNIRQVDPRFVELSQEQLKLKDDAQVIQDSLLALAGRVAELSSFVTREVTEMNRNIDGALSELRDRNRGRALSNQQYAMSSMNNLSLLLSDALQQMQQAMANASPSNGNDKNKKDGKKKGMGDLKKLQQQLSQQIKELKESGQKGRKLSESLAKMAAQQEMIRNQLREFQKQLEGQPGNDEIGKQLGEIMEQMEMNEIDLVNKRLTEQLINRQKDIETRMLEAENSTRDQDFDNKREAQSAAEYDRQRPKVFEEYLKAREKEIELLKNVPLELSPFYKKEVNEYFRRLSRDN, from the coding sequence ATGGAGAATTTATTGACAGGGAAGCTAAGAGCGTATAAAAGAAAGTTGTACCTCAGCAGATTGATCAAGGGATTGATCATCGCTTTAATTTTAATATTTGGGCTCATCTCTCTAACCGGGGTACTGGAGTTCAGTTTCAATTTCGATACCACCGTTCGAAAAGTACTGTTCTTTGGTTTGTTGCTGCTCTTCACCGGAGCCATTGCCTATTGGATAGCCATTCCCATTCTTTACTTATCAGGCGTACTTCCTCCAATTTCTGACGAAAATGCCTCCCGCGAAATAGGGAAATATTTTCCTGATATTGATGATAAACTCCTGAATACCATACAGTTATCAAATGACAATGCGGACAGTGATTTGATCATTGCGAGCATCAATCGGCGAATGGAAGACATGAAATTAGTTCCGTTTGCCAAAGCAGTTGACTTCTCCATCAACTGGAAATATGCAAGAGTTCTTGGCATTCTAATCGTCATCGTCGTATTGACTTCCCTGGCTTTTCCATCGGCGATTGTAGACAGCAGCAAAAGAATTGTCAATTACAATAAAGAATACATTCCAGAAGCGCCCTTCACTTTTTCGGTAGAGAATGAATCGCTAAATGCATTCAGAAATGAAGATTTCCAATTAAAAGTAAAAATGAAGGGGAGTTCTCTTCCGGAAACCGTCTTCCTTCATGTCAACGATCGTGATGTGAAAATGACGCCTCTAACTTCCGATCAGTTCGAGTTTACGTTCAACAAACCGTATCAAAACATAAAATTCCATTTGAACGCCGCAGGATTCAGAAGTGAAGAATATCAGTTGAATATTCTTACAAGACCGGAAATTGGCTCATTTAACATTGAATTGGATTATCCAGCTCACACGCGCAAGGCCCATGAATCGGTCAGCAATGTAGGAAACCTTCAAATTCCTGAAGGAACCAAAGCTACCTGGCAGATCAACGCCAAAGAGGCTAATAGTGTTTGGTTAGCCGTTTCTGATCCTAACGACTCACTCATTGCAGAAGAAGTAAACAGTGTTTTCAGTGTTTCAGGAAGATTCATGAAGTCCACGAGCTATGAAATCAAAAGTGAAAACCAATACAGCCTGAACAAAGAGAAACTGGCCTATAACATCGATGTGATCAAAGATGAGCTTCCATCCATCAGTAATCAGTTTTTCGCTGATACAGTATTATACGAATATGTAGTTGTTGCTGGAAGTATTTCCGATGATTATGGCATAAGATCACTGGAATTAGTGGCCAAACGTGATAACGACACAAAAAAAGTCAGTATTCCTGCTACGATCAATTCACTGCAGCAGACTTACTACTTCCGCTGGAACCTGGATTCACTCAACCTTGAAGATGATGAACAATTGGAGGTTTATGTTGAAGTAACAGACAATGACGCTATCAATGGCTTTAAAAAAGTAAAATCTCCTTCGTATCTGTTCAAAGTACCAGGCAAAGCGGAAATTCGGAATGAATTGGCTAAAAAATCAGGCAAAGCAGAGCAGCAATTGCAAAGCAGCATTCAGAAAAGCAAAAGCCTGAATGAAAAACTGGAAGAACTACAAAATCGACTTAGAAGTAAAAAGGAAATTGAGTGGCAGGAAGAACGCATGCTGGAAGAAATCCTCAAACAACGTCAGGCACTGGAAGAAGAAATTCAGAAGCTGAAGGAAGATTTCAATGACTTGAAAGATGGCGAACAGAAATTCAATGAGCGAAGTGAACAATTGCAGGACAAAGCCGATCAGATCCAGGAACTAATGGAAGAATTATTGGATGAAGAAACCAAGAAGTTGTACGATGAACTTCAAAAACTATTGGAAGAACAGGCAGAAAGCAATGAAATCCAGGAAATGATGAACCGTATGTCTCCAAATGAGCAAGATCTGGAGAATGAATTAGAGCGAACCCTGGAACTCTTCAAGCGACTGAAAATGGAATCAGAGCTGGAGCGTACCGGAAAGGATCTGGAAGAACTGGCTGAAAAGCAACAAGAATTGGCAGAAGAAACAGCCAACAAAGAGAAGTCTACTGAAGAGTCTGCCCAGGAACAAAAAGAGATTGCCAAGGAATTTGAAAAGATCAAAGAACAATTAGATAATGTTCAGGATCTCAATCAGGATCTCAAAGATCCGGAGCCCATGCAAGACTTCTCTGAGGATGAGCAAGACATTGAAGAAAGCATGAAGGATGCTCAGGAGCAACTGGAGAACAATAAACGTAAGGATGGAAGTCAGCGTCAGCAGCAATCAGGACAACAAATGCAGCAGATGAGTCAAAAGATGGAAGACATGCAGGCTGCGATGCAATCTCAAACCAGTATGGAAAACATCGATAACCTCAGAGACATTGTCGACAATCTGGTAAAACTTTCTTTCAAAGAAGAAGAACTGATTAAAGAATTCAGGAACATCCGTCAGGTTGATCCTCGGTTTGTTGAATTATCACAAGAGCAGCTGAAACTCAAAGACGATGCACAAGTGATACAGGACAGCCTGTTAGCGCTTGCGGGACGTGTGGCAGAGCTTTCAAGCTTTGTAACCAGAGAAGTCACCGAAATGAACCGTAACATCGATGGTGCGCTATCGGAGCTTAGAGACCGTAACAGAGGGCGTGCGCTGAGCAACCAGCAGTATGCCATGAGTTCTATGAACAACCTGTCGCTGCTGTTGTCTGATGCTTTGCAACAAATGCAGCAGGCAATGGCTAATGCTTCGCCTTCAAACGGAAATGATAAGAACAAGAAAGATGGCAAAAAGAAGGGCATGGGTGATCTGAAAAAGCTACAACAGCAGCTTAGCCAGCAGATCAAAGAACTGAAAGAGAGTGGACAGAAGGGAAGAAAACTATCCGAGTCCTTAGCCAAAATGGCGGCACAGCAGGAGATGATCAGGAATCAATTGAGAGAGTTTCAAAAGCAATTGGAGGGCCAGCCAGGCAATGATGAAATAGGAAAACAATTGGGAGAGATCATGGAGCAGATGGAAATGAATGAGATCGATCTTGTGAACAAAAGGCTCACGGAGCAGTTGATCAATCGACAAAAAGATATCGAAACGCGCATGTTGGAAGCAGAGAATTCTACGCGGGACCAGGATTTTGATAACAAACGAGAGGCTCAATCAGCTGCTGAATATGATCGTCAGCGTCCTAAAGTTTTCGAGGAATATTTAAAAGCTCGAGAGAAAGAAATAGAATTGCTGAAAAATGTACCTTTGGAACTCAGTCCATTTTACAAGAAAGAAGTTAACGAATATTTTAGACGTTTAAGTAGAGACAATTAA
- a CDS encoding phosphoribosyltransferase family protein, whose protein sequence is MAVVSYAKRVFSDFISTLYPDNCINCSDILVSNEQFLCTSCAIDLPLTNYHLEPENPLYQKFAHNPAVIDAYAYLHFQQRGVAQKILHELKYKSRSAVGEFFGALLGTELLRAELTYDIIVPVPIHWRKKKKRGYNQSDFIAKGIGAVLNVPVMDDVLTKVTNTETQTKKTKLERWQNVEDSFRIVKPTALYKKNVLLVDDVITTGATLSALCDQMVKCDPESITVGALATGVT, encoded by the coding sequence ATGGCTGTAGTATCATACGCAAAACGCGTTTTCTCGGATTTCATTTCGACGCTTTATCCTGACAATTGTATCAATTGTTCGGACATTTTGGTATCAAATGAGCAGTTTTTGTGCACTTCCTGTGCCATTGACCTACCGCTGACCAATTACCACCTTGAACCTGAGAACCCACTTTATCAAAAGTTTGCTCATAATCCGGCCGTAATAGATGCCTACGCTTACCTGCATTTTCAACAACGAGGTGTAGCACAGAAAATTCTACATGAACTAAAGTACAAGTCGCGATCTGCAGTCGGTGAATTTTTCGGGGCCTTGTTGGGTACCGAATTGCTCCGTGCCGAGCTGACCTATGACATCATCGTACCTGTTCCCATACACTGGCGAAAAAAGAAGAAACGTGGTTACAATCAAAGTGATTTTATCGCGAAAGGTATTGGCGCGGTTTTGAATGTACCGGTGATGGATGACGTACTGACCAAAGTGACTAATACGGAGACGCAAACGAAAAAGACAAAACTTGAACGTTGGCAAAATGTGGAAGACAGTTTTCGAATTGTGAAGCCGACGGCCTTATACAAAAAAAATGTGCTTTTGGTCGATGATGTGATCACAACTGGAGCGACGCTGAGCGCGCTGTGTGACCAGATGGTCAAGTGTGATCCCGAATCCATCACTGTCGGCGCGTTGGCGACGGGAGTTACGTAA
- a CDS encoding SUMF1/EgtB/PvdO family nonheme iron enzyme, which produces MMLSSCFLGGGGTPTSTAPGAASSATGLEYNEEGAFTVNDYSGQPAGPNLVFIEGGRTVLGSFEEDVVFTRDNVERAVTVASFYMDETEVANIHWLEYEYYIKLDSDEVYWKNNLPDTTVWAKDLAFNDPYVAHYYRYPGFRFFPVVGVNWRQAVNYCRWRTDVVNNELAAEAGLLDPIADDGGDDAFAGAEDASASVGGGGSQRIPLESGVVLPNYRLPTEAEWEYAAQALIGTQWANENQTHRRLYPWDGHALRNPYGKAQGFFLANFKRGKGDYAGIAGKLNDGAMLTSYIYDYPPNEFGLYNMAGNVNEWVQDVYRPLSFQDVEDFNPVRRDGFLDEEGNYDAGYSFIGNEGQYTQEEAENAGISVSEFNADNPPFRRMRVYKGGSWQDVAYWMSPGTRRSLMEDSSTATIGFRCAMIHAGTNY; this is translated from the coding sequence ATGATGCTAAGCTCTTGCTTCTTGGGCGGTGGTGGAACTCCCACAAGTACTGCACCAGGAGCAGCAAGTTCAGCGACAGGGCTCGAGTACAATGAGGAAGGAGCCTTCACTGTAAATGATTACAGTGGTCAGCCCGCTGGTCCCAATCTCGTATTTATTGAAGGAGGTCGTACTGTCCTCGGATCATTCGAAGAAGATGTGGTTTTCACACGTGACAATGTAGAGCGTGCGGTAACTGTTGCTTCTTTTTACATGGATGAAACTGAGGTGGCTAATATTCACTGGTTAGAGTACGAATACTACATCAAGTTAGATTCTGATGAAGTCTACTGGAAAAACAACCTTCCTGATACCACGGTATGGGCGAAGGATTTGGCTTTCAACGATCCTTATGTAGCTCACTACTACAGATACCCAGGTTTCCGATTCTTCCCAGTTGTGGGTGTGAACTGGAGACAAGCTGTAAACTACTGCCGATGGAGAACTGACGTTGTTAACAATGAGTTGGCTGCTGAAGCTGGTTTACTTGATCCTATTGCTGACGATGGTGGAGATGATGCTTTCGCAGGTGCGGAAGATGCTTCTGCTTCCGTAGGTGGCGGAGGGTCACAAAGAATTCCTTTGGAAAGTGGCGTGGTGCTACCTAATTACCGACTACCAACAGAAGCGGAGTGGGAATATGCTGCACAAGCATTGATCGGAACACAGTGGGCTAACGAGAACCAGACGCACAGAAGACTTTATCCTTGGGATGGTCACGCACTTAGAAATCCTTACGGTAAAGCGCAAGGTTTCTTCCTGGCTAACTTCAAAAGAGGAAAAGGTGACTATGCCGGTATTGCTGGTAAGTTGAACGATGGTGCAATGCTGACCAGCTACATCTACGATTATCCTCCAAACGAATTCGGTCTGTACAACATGGCTGGAAACGTAAACGAGTGGGTTCAGGATGTGTACCGTCCATTGTCTTTCCAGGATGTAGAAGATTTCAACCCGGTTCGTAGAGATGGTTTCCTTGATGAGGAAGGCAACTACGATGCAGGTTACAGCTTCATTGGTAATGAAGGCCAGTACACGCAGGAAGAAGCAGAGAATGCAGGTATCTCTGTATCAGAGTTCAACGCTGATAATCCTCCCTTCAGAAGAATGAGAGTGTACAAAGGTGGTTCTTGGCAAGATGTGGCTTACTGGATGTCTCCAGGAACACGCCGATCATTGATGGAAGATTCTTCAACCGCAACCATCGGTTTCCGATGCGCAATGATCCATGCAGGAACAAATTATTAA